Proteins co-encoded in one Brassica oleracea var. oleracea cultivar TO1000 chromosome C4, BOL, whole genome shotgun sequence genomic window:
- the LOC106336797 gene encoding photosystem II reaction center W protein, chloroplastic-like produces the protein MASFTASASTVSVARPALLLKPTVAVSAPVLGLPPMSKRKGGVKCSMETKQGNVSAVGAGVSAAATAALTAVMSSPAMALVDDRMSTEGTGLPFGLSNNLLGWILLGVFGLIWTFYFTYTSSLDEDEESGLSL, from the exons ATGGCTAGCTTCACCGCCTCCGCTTCCACCGTCTCGGTCGCTCGTCCTGCTCTCCTTCTCAAGCCCACCGTCGCCGTCTCTGCTCCTGTTCTTG GTTTGCCTCCAATGAGTAAGAGGAAGGGAGGAGTGAAGTGCTCGATGGAGACCAAGCAAGGAAACGTCTCAGCCGTGGGAGCTGGAGTTTCTGCGGCGGCTACAGCAGCTTTGACAGCTGTGATGAGCAGCCCGGCTATGGCTTTGGTGGACGACAGGATGTCAACTGAGGGAACCGGCTTGCCCTTTGGACTTAGCAACAACCTCTTGGGATGGATTCTTTTGGGAGTGTTTGGTTTGATCTGGACTTTCTACTTTACCTACACTTCTTCTCTGGACGAGGATGAAGAATCTGGTCTTTCACTCTAA